Part of the Zingiber officinale cultivar Zhangliang chromosome 6A, Zo_v1.1, whole genome shotgun sequence genome, TTAAAATGAAGTAGGACTAACAACCAAAGAAAGGAACGTATAAGCACAGCTATAATTCAGTTTCACTTTCATTACTTATTCCCGGTATTCTATTTCTCTGGTCTAGATAACATTGTACACTGCTTTCAGAATGTATCAGAGTCGACTACTACATCTGGACATGCTTTGAAGATTGTTCCTACAACACCAAAAGATGACTATCCAATAGTCTCCTAGCAGCAACTCTCCAATAATTAGAATCCACTGCAAAGAATTAGGTAATATTGCTTCCAGTGGATAATAAGAGACTTATGTGTCCATAATCAACAACAGGTTGGAGAGGCCGACAGAAACATTAAATTGGCTCGAAATGCAAGCATGCAAAGTCACCTCGATCATGCTGTTTGACAACTCAATTCAGCGGAGTATGCGAAAAAAGTTGTTGATCAAAGGAACAATAAGGCACAATGAATAGGCATATTTTTTTGCATTCATTCTTAAGGAGAAAAGGTCATTTATAGCATACGCACTATCCATTAAAATGATACCGTATATGGCGCTGTCTGATAAGGACCCTAGCGTGGTGGATGGATTTAGCCATTCCAGACTTGAAGACGAGTGTCTGCAAACGCCGCTCCAAGAAGTTCTCGACGGTGAGAGCCAGCACATAATCGAGCTTGTTCTGCCCTTCCTCGAGGAGCCCATACCGATTCATCCGGCGGAGTAAGGCTTCTCCCTCAAAGATTCGACGAGGGTTCTTCTCATCGAGCGTCAGAAGCTCCCTAGCCGCATTACGGATTCGGCTCAGCGCATACTGGACCCTCCAGAGCTCCCGCTTGCATCGGAGCCCATACTCCCCTACCAGCTTCAGCTCGGCATCGAGCCGCTCTTTCTCGTAAGGACGACGGGGCTTCTTGAAGGTCTTACCATCTGCAAACACCTCAACTTAGCCGAGCTCCGGTAGATCCACACCCAAAAAAACAAGAACTTTGGAAGAATAGAGGATCAAAACTAAGCAAAACGAGGAATGCTAGCATGCAACAGATCGATTTGGAAGAACGAAGGACGAAAAAAAAAGGGCAGAGAAAGGCTCACAGTTCCTGTAGAAACTAACGTGCACCATGGCCGGTTCTTCCTCGCCGACGCCTCGCTAAACGGGAAAGAATGAGGGAGGATGGCTTTTATACATGTTCTCGGTGCCAAAACCCTAACCGCAATTCCACGCAAAACCGGGCCCGGGCCGGGCCGGGCCGGGCCGACCAAAAATGAAGCCTTAAATCCGGCCTTTTGGCGGTTCAAGACTCTGAAAATTGCGCGCACAAAAATACATTCCTTAAGTTCTAAGCTTCAAAAAGCCTTCTGGATCGAATCATTCAGAAACAGATggatataaattatataattgttTAGTTGTATATTATAATACTGCAAAATGCTTCTTCCTGCTTTCATTTATAGTCGGAACTGATTCCTTCATACAGAAAATGTTTTTAAAGACAAACGAATGAATGCTGAACAGCACTAATATACGTACACTACTTAAATATGTTTCTAACTAACTCATAACTCAAGCCatagataatttttgaaatataacTTATGCACATTCAaaagttaacttttaaaaatctttcgaAAGGTCATCTATGAGATGAAACATAGTTTTAGGATTTAGTCAGGATGAGTTTTTGAACGTTGATAGCTACTCTTAATTTGATCCATAGATACTTATATGCCCTAATTGGTACTCTGAGAAAAAGACACGTGGACACCAATTGAGCATCACACCACCAATATGTGTCCCTCCCCTGATCTTAAGTTATGAGTCTTTCTCCATCTATATATACATTGTAAAACCGCTCTCTTCAAGGCATCAATGAGCTTAAGTTGCATTAGTTCCCTCTTCCTCTGTCTCCAAGTATGTCGGGCGTTTGGGTCTTCAAGAATGGAGTGCTTCGATTGATCGAGAACCCGGCCAACGAGCAATCATCCACCATTCGGCGAAAGGTTCTGCTCCACATCCCGACCAATGAAGTCATTACTTCCTACGAAGCCTTGGAGCGCAAACTGATGAGTCTTGGGTGGGAGCGGTACTACGATGATCTTGACCTCCTCCAGTTCCACAAGC contains:
- the LOC121996650 gene encoding 40S ribosomal protein S9-2-like, whose translation is MVHVSFYRNYGKTFKKPRRPYEKERLDAELKLVGEYGLRCKRELWRVQYALSRIRNAARELLTLDEKNPRRIFEGEALLRRMNRYGLLEEGQNKLDYVLALTVENFLERRLQTLVFKSGMAKSIHHARVLIRQRHIRVGRQVVNIPSFMVRVDSAKHIDFSLTSPFGGGRPGRVKRKNQKAAAKKAAGGDGDEDEE
- the LOC121994093 gene encoding flowering-promoting factor 1-like protein 2; the encoded protein is MSGVWVFKNGVLRLIENPANEQSSTIRRKVLLHIPTNEVITSYEALERKLMSLGWERYYDDLDLLQFHKRSSVDLISLPKEFNRFKSMHMYDIVVKNRETFKVIDM